Part of the Marinobacterium rhizophilum genome is shown below.
GCTCAAGTCCGCCTATGCCGTCTCCCAGGAGCAGGGGCTGGCCGGTGCAGAACTCGGCCGGCTGTTCCAGCAGACCTTTGCCGTTGCCAAGCAGGTGCGTACCGATACCGCCATTGGTCAGAATCCGGTGTCGGTGGCCTATGCAGCGGTCAGCCTGGCGCAGCATATTTTCTCTGATCTTGGCAGCAGCCGCGCGCTGCTGATCGGTGCCGGTGAAACCATTGAACTGGTGGCGCGTCACCTGAGCCAGGCCGGTGTGCGCTCCATGATCGTGGCCAACCGTACCCTGGGCCGGGCCCAGGCGCTGGCAGATTCCGTCGGCGGCCGAGCCATCGTGCTGGCTGATATTCCCCGGGTGCTGGCAGAAGCCGATATCGTGATTTCCTCCACCGCCAGCCAGCTGCCCATTTTGGGCAAGGGCGCGGTGGAAGATGCTCTGAAAAAGCGCAAGCACAAGCCGGTGTTCATGGTGGATATCGCCGTACCCCGGGATATCGAGCCCCAGGTGGGGGAACTGGACGACGTGTATCTTTACAGCGTTGATGACCTGAAAGACGTGATTGAGGAAAACCAGCGCTCGCGTGAAACCGCCGCGCTGGAAGCGGAAGAAATCATTGCCCGCGGTGCCCTGACCTTTATGCGCCAGCTGCGCGAGCTGGGTGCCGTTGACACGCTCACGGCGCTGCGCTCAAGAGCCGAGGTCCTGCGGGATGAGGCGCTGGAGCAGGCCATGAAACTGCTGCGCAACGGCAAGCCGGCGGATCAGGTGCTGGCGCTGCTGGCCAGTCGCCTGACCAACAAGCTGCTGCATTCGCCCACGATTCAGCTGCGCAAGGCCAGCGCGGATGGACGCGAAGAGATGCTGCAGCTGGTGCAGGAACTGTATCAGCTGTCCGACAGTGCTGACGCCAAATAACATGAACGCATTCGAGGGTTCCAGGCCAGGCCGGTTCCCCAGGTGCCTTATCTCTGATGCAGCTCGTGCAGGAGCTCTATCAACTGTCCCTACGGTTGACGCTGACTAACATGAAAACCTCTATACGCAACAAGCTGGAAAAGCTCACCGACCGCCACGAGGAAGTGGCAGCCCTGTTGAGCGACCCGGGTACACAGGCCGACCAGAACCGTTACCGCGACCTGTCGCGCGAATATGCCGAGCTTGAGCCCGTGGTGGAAGGCTTCAATGCCTACCTGGGCGCGCTGGACGACCTGGCAGAAGCCGAGCTGATGCTCGATGACAGCGATGCCGAGATGCGCGAAATGGCACGCGAAGAGATCGGTGGCGCCCGCGCGCGCATTGAGGAGCTCGAGGCGCAGCTGCAGATTCTGCTGTTGCCGCGTGACCCGAATGACGGCCGCAATGTCTTTCTCGAGGTTCGCGCCGGCACCGGCGGTGACGAGGCGGCCATCTTTGCCGGGGACCTGTTTCGCATGTACTCGCGCTATGCCGAGCAGCAGGGGCTGCGCATCGAGATCATCAGTGCCAGCGAGGGTGAACACGGCGGCTACAAGGAAATCATTACCCGGGTGGTGGGGCAGGACGTGTACTCGCGCCTCAAGTTCGAATCCGGTGCGCACCGGGTGCAGCGGGTACCGGAGACCGAATCCCAGGGCCGCATTCATACCTCGGCCTGTACCGTGGCCGTGATGCCGGAGCTGGACGAAGTGGCCGAGATTGCCATCAACAAGGCCGACCTGCGGGTGGATACCTTCCGTGCTTCGGGCGCCGGCGGTCAGCACGTCAACAAGACGGACTCTGCCATCCGCATTACCCATATTCCGACCGGTGTGGTAGTGGAATGCCAGGATGAGCGCTCGCAGCACAAGAACCGTGCGCGGGCCATGTCGCTGCTGGCAGCACGGCTGCAGTCGGCCGAGCAGGAGCGCCACGCCGCGGCCCAGGCCAGTACCCGCAAGAGCCTGGTGGGCAGTGGTGACCGCTCCGAGCGCATTCGTACCTACAACTACCCCCAGGGCCGAGTGACGGATCACCGCATTAACCTGACGCTCTACAAGCTAGGCGAAATCATGAACGGCGAACTGAATGCCGTTATCGACCCGCTGCTGGTGGAATACCAGACCGAGCAGCTGGGCGCGCTCTCAGAGGAGTAAGGCCGCATGAGAACAGCGCAATGAGTCTGTGCCGGTGAGCCTGACGATCGCCAGGGCGCTGCAGTGTGCCCCCCAGCTGGTGAACAGCGACAGTGCCCGGCTGGATCTGGAACTGCTGCTGTGCCATCTGCTCGAGTGCGGCCGTACCTACCTGTTCATGCACCCCGAGCGGGTGCTGTCGTCCCCGCAGGCCGCGGCGTTCGAGGCCTTGCTGCAGCGGCGTCTGGCGGGGGAGCCGGTGGCACACCTCACCGGGCGGCGCGGCTTCTGGACGCTGGATCTTGAGGTCAGTGCCGATACGCTGATTCCGCGGCCCGATACCGAAACCCTGGTGGAGCAGGCGCTCGAATTGCTGCCTGATGGCGATTTCCGGGTGGCGGACCTGGGCACCGGCACCGGAGCCATCGCCCTGGCGCTGGCCAGCGAGCGCAGTCAGTGGTCACTGACCGGCTGTGACCGCATTGCGGCCGCGGTGGCGCTGGCGCAGCGCAACGCGGCCCGCCTGGGAATCGGCAATGCCCGCTTTGTCGAGGGCAGCTGGTTCGAGCCGCTGGCGGGCCGCTTTGCGATGGTTGTCAGCAATCCGCCCTATATCGATCCCGCCGACCCTCACCTGGGGCGGGGCGATGTACGCTTTGAACCGGCCTCGGCGCTGGTGGCCGAGGATGCGGGTCTGGCGGATATTCGCCATATCGCCACCGGCGCGCGGTCGGTGCTGGAACCCGGCGGCTGGCTGCTGTTTGAGCACGGATTTGACCAGGGCGCGGCGGTACGTGGCCTGCTGGATGAACTGGGTTACGGCGAAGTTGTCACAGTGCCGGATCTGGGCGGGCGCGATCGCGTCACCCGGGGGCGCTGGAATCTGCAAGGAGTGACTGAATGCTGACAGACGAGCAGTTGTTGCGTTACAGCCGGCAGATCATGCTGCCGGAGGTTGAGATCGGTGGCCAGGAAGCCTGGCTCGGCTCCCGGGTCCTGATTATCGGTCTGGGTGGACTGGGCAGCCCGGTGGCCATGTACCTGGCGGCGGCGGGCGTTGGTGAGCTGGTGCTGGTGGACGACGACGAGGTTGATCTGAGCAACCTGCAGCGCCAGATCGTGCACAGCACGCCGCGGCTGGGTCGGCCCAAGGTTGAGTCGGCACGTGAAACGCTGGCGGCACTTAATCCCGATATTCGAA
Proteins encoded:
- the prfA gene encoding peptide chain release factor 1; amino-acid sequence: MKTSIRNKLEKLTDRHEEVAALLSDPGTQADQNRYRDLSREYAELEPVVEGFNAYLGALDDLAEAELMLDDSDAEMREMAREEIGGARARIEELEAQLQILLLPRDPNDGRNVFLEVRAGTGGDEAAIFAGDLFRMYSRYAEQQGLRIEIISASEGEHGGYKEIITRVVGQDVYSRLKFESGAHRVQRVPETESQGRIHTSACTVAVMPELDEVAEIAINKADLRVDTFRASGAGGQHVNKTDSAIRITHIPTGVVVECQDERSQHKNRARAMSLLAARLQSAEQERHAAAQASTRKSLVGSGDRSERIRTYNYPQGRVTDHRINLTLYKLGEIMNGELNAVIDPLLVEYQTEQLGALSEE
- the prmC gene encoding peptide chain release factor N(5)-glutamine methyltransferase, which codes for MSLTIARALQCAPQLVNSDSARLDLELLLCHLLECGRTYLFMHPERVLSSPQAAAFEALLQRRLAGEPVAHLTGRRGFWTLDLEVSADTLIPRPDTETLVEQALELLPDGDFRVADLGTGTGAIALALASERSQWSLTGCDRIAAAVALAQRNAARLGIGNARFVEGSWFEPLAGRFAMVVSNPPYIDPADPHLGRGDVRFEPASALVAEDAGLADIRHIATGARSVLEPGGWLLFEHGFDQGAAVRGLLDELGYGEVVTVPDLGGRDRVTRGRWNLQGVTEC
- the hemA gene encoding glutamyl-tRNA reductase, which gives rise to MALLALGINHKTAPLEVREKVAFAPEQLVDALEHARASGRLREVAILSTCNRTELYCSTDATGLDALLQWLGDYHHLAPSLLAQCIYAHWDEDAARHMMRVASGLDSLVLGEPQILGQLKSAYAVSQEQGLAGAELGRLFQQTFAVAKQVRTDTAIGQNPVSVAYAAVSLAQHIFSDLGSSRALLIGAGETIELVARHLSQAGVRSMIVANRTLGRAQALADSVGGRAIVLADIPRVLAEADIVISSTASQLPILGKGAVEDALKKRKHKPVFMVDIAVPRDIEPQVGELDDVYLYSVDDLKDVIEENQRSRETAALEAEEIIARGALTFMRQLRELGAVDTLTALRSRAEVLRDEALEQAMKLLRNGKPADQVLALLASRLTNKLLHSPTIQLRKASADGREEMLQLVQELYQLSDSADAK